The Panicum hallii strain FIL2 chromosome 5, PHallii_v3.1, whole genome shotgun sequence genome contains the following window.
GCTTTCCGGGGAAGAAAACATGAGGAAAAACTATAAAGAGAGCTAAATAATTAGGTCAAAACATAAGTGTCAATATTGGCAATAAACCCAATAACACATACGTGAAGCACAGAGAAACACTGTTtccttcttttttttaaaaaaaaagaaagtccACAGTGAGCAATATAATCAAAAGAGGGACTGAGGGAGCAGGTAGTAACAAAATAAAACAAAAGGAATGTAATTATGCAGCTGGATGGGAAGAACCGTGCCCCTTTTTTTTATGAAAGAACCTATTCACAATAATAAATGGCGAAATAAGACATGAATTCATCTATTTTTCCAAACATGTACCACCACTTTAAAAAGACGTGATGACACGATTTAttagcttttgtcctaaaagaaTTATTATAGAAGGTGCTGCGTTATTTTCCCTTTTTTCCTCTCGCAGGGCATGTTGCCCGTGCCCATAACATTATGTCACCAACGACTACCACCCCTTCCACAAACTAACCATGCATCCGTTTAATGTTCATGCGAGTGCAACGGCCCAACCATCTTGCAACTGGCATGCACCAACGGTGCCGTTAAGCACAACGGCGGAAATAAAGAGATACTAGAAGCAGTAGTATTTCTATTTGGAGCCGGCCGCCATGGAAATCAAGGAGAACCCAAAAAACACAATGTTCCCCTTCAAGGCTCGTTCTGTTAAGGGCTATTTGGATCCTTTTATTTTGAAGGAATTGAAATCTATTTAATAAATTAGATTATTTGACTTAGAATTTGACATCCAACCACTTTCCAAAGTTTAGATATAACCCCATTCCAAATTCATAGGACGGGAGATGGAAATTGATTCTATATATCACCAACCTATGTTTCTATTCCGTAACTTATAGCACGCTCTTTGACCCACTCCTCTATAGTAGAAATATATCGCATAAGTATCTCCCTCATATGACCAATAATAGTATACAAATATATCCCGTACATAATTATATTAGCTTAATAGATTTATatttaaattataattattagaatggaattcaatttCAAGATTCCAAATGAAGCCTTAATGATATCCTCCCAGTTTGAGGCAATTGATAGGTTTATGAtcgatcctcctcaattccctTCAATCCGTCTCCAATTCTCTTCAATCCGCCCAAAACCTGGATTAACTGAACGAGAGTATCTCCAACAAATTACTCATCCCTCTATTCAATATCAAAAATTAATATTTTGGTGATTGGAGGTGCTCCGGCAGATTACCAATCCGATCTCCATTACCTAAAGGTTTCACCTAAATGAAGGTGATTAATCTCTCTATCCTATTCTTGGTGATTGGATTTTAGTAGTTTGCTGCAGCAACCATTaccaaaaatataaaattagttATTGGTAATAGAGAGAGCGTGTGTTTTGGGTACGAGGTACGAATAAtctgttggagatgctctaaacTGCTCTCAACACCTTCTTCATTTCATCAGCGATTGTGATAACCAGTTGATGATAACAGATGTAAGTTCACTTAGTTCGGGTCTTGACCCAAAAGGTGCTGTATCTTTTGGACGAGTAATTCCATATATTTTATCCTTCTTGCTGATGAAATACATTTCAATGCATATATTCGGAAAAAAAAAGACAATGAGCATCATATAGCCTTTTAGTTTGGCCCCCTTCAACAGTAGAACTGCACAGTGACAAATTGAGTGTACCTGGCAGCTGCGGTAAAAATGGGTCGGATTAATTCACCGGATCCGCGCCGTACTTATTCTTAATTGCCACGGCGATCGGCGAATGAATAGCATCACCACGCCCTCATTTGCTGGGATGACGAAGATGAACACAGTTTCACGTCCTCTCACGGTCACTTCAATTCCTCTACCTGCTGCAATGCGTTCCAGCATGCAGCAGGGACACTCCCATCTCCAATGTCCGATTCCAGGCTAACGGAAACGGAAATGATCTTGAACACTTTGGAGGTGTTGGCGTTCCGTACTGATTTTTAATCCGAATCACATCGGATATTTGATACAAATTAGGGAGATTAAATATAAGCatgtaaaaccaattgcataaatggagactaattcatgagataaatctattaaacTTAATTAATCCAttattagcacatatttactgtagcacaatattTACTAGCTTCTGGGGTCCAAGGATACCTCCGCCTTTCACTTTCATCTCTGGCGAATTAGCTTCCATTTATGCAataaattttataattaatttatatttaatatttctaattagtATTAAATATTTCATACGGACAGAATTAAAGTTTACTCCGGATGAACAAACCATCTCTCCTCTGTGGTTCtgtccccctccctctctctggtGAAGCTGCACACAGTAGTAAGGCTAGCTACGACGACACTCCCGCACATTACTACGGCCCGGCGTCCATCACAACCCCATGTGCCATGCAGCAAGccatggttccactgaattcgCCGAATTTTGAAGCCACGGCTCAACCGCGTCGAGATGTGAAAAATTTCCCCACAAATTAAGGGTCTATTTGGATGACCTCAGCCGGAGACAGTTTTAGCTCCGTGCTAAAGTAAATTATACTATAACAATACTGTAAGGAGCCGGAACACAAATCAAGATTTAAAATAAACTAGAAAAGAGGTGGAGTGGAAAACAtagctccaccagctccagcTCCGAGCTGCTACAATACACTAGTGTACGGAGCCGGAGCGCCCGGAGCTCTCCCAAACTAGCTGTAATGCATCCTGAGTGTATCCGACCGCTCCCACCCTCAAGCTGGGCCCCACCCAGCATATGGTTGCATGCCCTAGTGTACAGGACCCAGCATAAGAGGTGGGCCCTGTTCCAAATAAAAAAATCAATTTTCTATCTTTCAATCCTCTGCCGATTGCACGTAAAGCTGCACCATGCATGTATTTTCATCCCATCGTCATCCTTTGCTAATTTTTTTATTGCTTATGGCCCGATCTTTAGCTTGAGGCCGGGTCTTTACCTTTTACCACTACGACCCCTTTTAGAACTGGTACTGTTATTTCCAACACTACTGATGCCCTAAGTTTCCTTCGTCTCCGTGGCTCCATGCGTATGCAGCAAGGGCGCAGCAGTGACCTGTGAGTGCAAGAGGGGGGTTTAATGGCGGTCACAGCCTCACAGGATGGCAGTAAGAGCAGCAGCAGGTACGTACCCCTGCCTCTCCTTTAAGCGTCTCCTTTAACGCCCACCACCTAccgtcgctgccgccgccccgccccgcgccctgTCACTGCGACCCGGCCGGCCGATGAGCTCGCTGCGCCGTCTTCAATGCCCACGCACTGCCACCCCCGCTATAAAACACCCGCCCCGCCACCTTCCTCTCCTCACTCCATCCTTGCACtcccacagcagcagcagcagcgagaAAGCCACACGCACATCTCCAGTCCAGCGAGGAGCGAGAAGAGGAGGCGAGCAGCAGCGATGGCGAGGTCTGCCAAgatgatggcggcggcggccctgcTGGTCctggccgtggcggcggcgaccGCCGAGGCGAGGAACATCAAGACGGCGGACAAGAAGCAGGACGACCCAGCTGTGCAGCCGCAGACCTTCCCGCCCTTCGACCGCCTCGGCGGCGGAATGCCCGGCAGCAGCCTCCCGGGCAGCAGCATCCCCGGCAGCAGCATGCCGGGGTTCTCCCTCCCCGGCAGCGGCGGGCTCACCCCGGGCTTCAGCCTCCCCGGCTCCGGCAGCATCGGCAGCATGCCCCTCTTCGGCGGCGGCTCCCCGGGCTTCAGCGGCTTCGGTGGCCTGCCCggctcccccgccgccggcggctcCGTCCCCGAGCACGCCAACAAGCCCTGAAGTCCGTCCGCCGGAGCCCGGGCTATAGCGCCTCGTACGTCGTCGTGCATGCGTGGTTGGTTTGGTTGGCCGGTCGGCTTCCCCGTTCATCTATCTGTGCAGTTAGGCTTGCACCCTACTACGTCTAGCTAGCTATAGCTTCTGTTCTACTGCTTCTAGTTACCTGCTCGCATTGCATTGGAGAGAGCTGGGGATGTGTTGGTTATTGTGTTTGATTTGTTGCTTGGTTACTAGGTTATTATCGTCAATGGTGTCTGTGTGTTCTTGGTGTTGTACTGGTGATGTGTTCTTGAGGCATGAATAATGCTGCATGTGATGTTTGTGCTGTGGGATTTGTTGTAATGTATGCACTAAGCTAGCTTTTGTTGTCATTATATGATATGAATGGTTCACATTTGTTACTTCTTGTTTGGTCTTGGGCTCTTGGGGAAAGATTTGAAATTTGAACCACAGCTCACCGCTTGGAAGAAAGAGCTGGCATTGGGTTGCTAAGATTTAAAATCTGTGGGTTTGGGGATTCCTGAAAGCGTTGTTCCTCATTTGAGAGGACTTCTCTTGCCACTTACACCTACTACACTGAACACAAGTTCAAAGCAAATGGATACACCAACCGAGCTGGGTATCAGAGTTCACGATATTCTCTagcaaagaaagaaaaggagcaaTTAAATCCTGGCAGTAATATTAATGATCAATAAGCTTTTAAGCCAAGGACATGCATGTACTGCACCACTGCTGCAGCAATTTACTGCTCTAGGTGGTGCAGTTACTGCTCTGTGTCCTCACATCTGTCCACGCCGTTAGATGAGATAAATCGATCTGACGTGAAGTAAAAATGTTTGGTATTTTCCCAGTAATATACTAGTGGCCACAGATTGAGCTACCCATATGGATATGGCCTGGGCATatgaaattaaaaaaaaaaactctctTTCTACCGCTTCGATCTCTCTTGCCTCTCTAGTCTCTCCCATGTAGCTCACGCCCTCACCGAGTGAAGACACGAGCTCTGTGAGGACGACTGGGAACGGCGATGTGGCGAAGACGACTCGTATCCAAAGTAAAATGGGCTCAAAGTAAAATTGGCTGGTGGACACTCTTCTTCAAAAATGAGTTTGACTGCAGACCATCAAAAAATGTTATCTTTGCTATGAGACACTATAAATCTGTGGCAATTTGCTTGGGACACTATACCCATTATTATACTCAGTTTTAAAGGAACGCTACTGAAATTGACTATCCTACCCTTACCTGTATCTCTCCCTCATCTCATGCTCTCCAAATCGAATCGCACCTACTCCCAACGCGCCCGTTtccggcggccgccgcctctcccaACTGTGCGCGCTGCCTGCTCGCGGGGCCACAGCGCTCAAGGGCGCCGGTGGTGAGGCCGGGGCCGAGGCCGGCCTGGCCCTGCTGGGCGTGATGGCGGCACGGGCTGCATGGATGCCGACAGAGATGTCTGGTGGAGGTGTAACGGAAGAAGAGATGGTGCCTGTGAGCTGATTGGAGGAGGGCAGAAAACAATTCCTTGTTTGTTGCTCAGCTGCTATGGGAAGAAGAGCATATGAATTGGTCTGATGGACGAGAATCAAGAAACAAGATGCGCTGCTGGATGGGGTTGGCAAGGAGCAGCCAGGCTAGCAGCTCTGCTGCAACTGCATATGTAGGGATAGAAAAGCAAAATTGCGGCTAGAATTTGGTTGTGCATGAGCTAGAGATGGATCGGTACAGCTGTTGTTTGCAAAGGAGATTAAAAGATAGGAGATATTAGCCACGGGGAGCACATCAAGAAGAACTCGCTTGTGACGTCCGCGAAGGTTGAGGTTGGCGGGATTGGCCGCCGGGAGGGGCCGATGCCGGGCGACATCACCCGCAGGAGGGGTCGCGTGCTGGAGCAGCCCCTCCGGCATTGGTCCTGTGCCGGTTAAGGCCTCCGCCGGTCATCGCCGCGTCGGGCGTGGCCGCGCGAGGGAAAGCGCGCCGGGAGAGGAAGCCGCGAGGAGGGGGGCCTCCACCGGAACTAGCTCAGGGGCTGCGCGCTGGGAAGAATCTCCGCGCGAtgggctgccgccgccgcatgtTGCAAGGAAGGCATGAACGCCGGTGGAACAGTCGTCTGCGCGAGTCCGCCCATGTCGCCTGAacgggcacgggcacgggcagggGCAGGGGCAAAGTAGTCCTTTTTAGCGCTTTGCAATTAGGAAAAAAAATGTATTTTACTTCCTTCAACAATTCATTTTATACGCTTAACCCTTTGAGCAAAATTTATACTCAGTTTACTTTCCCAACAATTCCAATTAGTTCAATTTACCCTCTAATGAtatttcttttattttatttctcCGTATAcgaattgaattttaagttcaaatcttgtgagtggatagagaacatgatgtcatatgttaaaaaatatattaaaattTTTCCATGGTTATTTTCAtattttgaaaatatttaacACGAAATTTATCAAAAAATACAATTCTGCGTGAAAAATATTCATAAAAAAATCATAATATATTTTTCTAGCTTAGGGCATCATATTATAAGTTACATTGCAAAATTTAAAGTTCAAATTACACTTGTAAGTAGAGAaataaaaaaagagaaatctCATTAGGGGATAGATTGGACCAATTAAAATAGTTTGAGACAGTAGTTTCAGCCTAAATTTTATTTAGGGTTAAGTGGATAAAGTGAATTGTTGAGGAAAGTAAAATGAATTTTTCCTTATAATTAAAATGAGTAAAATATGAGATGCAGTGTCCAGGGGCAAATTAACATGTTTGAAGAGCGTTTTTTTTTGGCAAAGTCTTTCTTTTTTATGGCTTCCAGCAAATACATCCAAACCTAGCCAAGATTGAGGAACATGGACCAGCGGCACGAGCTTGGAGAGGCGAGGCGCCACGCCGCGCTGTGACGAAGAGCATACTGGTGCGTGGCACTCTGGACGTATATCGAGTTCGACGCTGTAATACCTCGGCCCATCGTATTAGTTTTGGATGGGATTAGTCACACTTTCGTAGTCTAAGTAAGTCCGGACCAACTTATAATAATCTTTTATCCTTTAATCGTAGCATGTTCAAGGTAATCTGTTTTACAAAATATTGAGTGAAGTGCATGAAGCAGGATGCTATGTGTATACGAATACATCCCCGGAAGGACTGGACAATAGGGTCTACAAAAATGAGGCATTACAAGTGGTATCAAATCCAACACTCTTAATGCACGAGTGCATACATGTTGGCCCGTGGAAGGGACATGGCATGACGGTGGAACTGAGAGAAGATCCTTGGATATTTGTTTTTTACAAATGTGGCAAGCTGCCGAGGGCGTCAGCCCTGACGGAGGGAAGAATGCAATACCCGGTCTTTTATTGTGAGGTCCATGGGCCAAATGGGGCTATGGGGTAACTCACTCCACCATGGTAGCAAGTGTGTGTGGGATTTAATCTCATCTTGCTAGCCTAAATTGGGGAAGATCGATTTAAATAGCTAGCTCTAGGAAGCATTGCAACCCTAGGTTGAATCCTTTCACGCGAAGCGAAGACGAAAGCGTAAGCAAGTTGCAGTGTAGGTGTGGTCCACTCAGCGGGCAGAGTGGCATGAGCCGTTTTCCTGGGTTGGGTCGTTACATTTGGTACTCAATGTGCAGAGTGGGTCTGAGCCGTTTTCTTGAACTAGGTCATTGAACTAGGTCGTTACAGGTGGTAATCAGAGCCAACTCTTGTGGTTTCACGGGCGCGTGCGGGTCAGAAGTGTGGGCATGGTATGCACGACGCGTGGGTCCTGTATGGACACGGTATGGTATACGCCGGCACTGAACGTACAGACGTGGCTAAGAGAAAGTATCCTGGGCAGTTGTCCCATAAGAGTAAGTTGGTGCTTGACAAGGACGTCGAGTCCTCAAGGGTGGGAGTGTTGTAAGGACCATAGACCAAATATGGTCATGGGTAGCTTACTCCACCATGGTAGCAAGTGTGTGTGGGatttagtcccaccttgctagtctAAAGTGGGGAACACCAACTTAAATAGCTAGCTCTAGAAAGCATTGCAATCCTAGGTTAACCGTTTTACGCGAAGCGAGGACGAAAGCGTAAGCAGGTTGCAGTGTAGATGTGGTCCACTCAGCGTGCAGAGTGGTATGAACAGTTTTCCTAGGTTGGGTCGTTACATTTGGTACTCGGTGTGCAGAGTGGGTCTGAGCCGTTTTCCTGTACTAGGCCG
Protein-coding sequences here:
- the LOC112894896 gene encoding MFS18 protein-like; its protein translation is MARSAKMMAAAALLVLAVAAATAEARNIKTADKKQDDPAVQPQTFPPFDRLGGGMPGSSLPGSSIPGSSMPGFSLPGSGGLTPGFSLPGSGSIGSMPLFGGGSPGFSGFGGLPGSPAAGGSVPEHANKP